In one Tachysurus vachellii isolate PV-2020 chromosome 24, HZAU_Pvac_v1, whole genome shotgun sequence genomic region, the following are encoded:
- the mcf2la gene encoding guanine nucleotide exchange factor DBS isoform X6 produces MEMQFGSDEIMQQETSLLCAADISPDLRKCFAFLPGGRGKNGNPIIIFPEFPTFTELQEEEFHNVLTYLTSVPSLSSSGVGFILIIDRRQDRWASVKGALLRIAGSFPGNLQSVLVLRPTTLLQRTLSDFFFRFNKDEFKMKVPVIMLSSVTELHSYIDRSQLTQELGGTQEYCHEKWISHRTAIEGFALMVKKTAQTLQAFGTELAETELPNDVEATSTLLSTHTEKKDKMKEDLKVALGQGGRLLDSINEPLASDPDYNMKHDELENLATVQRLLGQLDETETAFDDFWERHQTKLEQCLQLRYFEQNFREVRAYLDQVANKLSTFSEVGISPAHGEHILKDLTNHEERTCEVLDQALALAAEGDTLIENSHYAVDSIFPKCSELRVVCEEVGAVLKAKKAHLLKAMELHASLEKATRWCDDGIYLLASQPVDKCQSQDGAEAALQEIESYLETANQHKLTDLTGIWREYESVLTADFRDQVERAFQKQLSMEDMFEKRRVSLKKLAAKQTRPVQPVAPRPEAIIKSPMSSPAHKERSLSSDLINNKKGDTLLQNGRCLSEEEENLAVLRRHVMNELLETERAYVEELLCVLQGYADEMDNPSMAHLIPITLHNKKDVLFGNMAEIYHFHNKTFLRELEAYTDFPELVGRCFLERMTDLQIYEKYCQNKPRSESLWRQCSDCAFFQECQKKLEHKLGLDSYLLKPVQRITKYQLLLKELLKYSKGCEGSEDLQEALSSILGILKAVNDSMHLIAITGYEGNLNELGRLLMQGSFSVWTEHKKGHAKVKDLARFKPMQRHLFLHEKALLFCKRREENGEGYEKAPSYSFKHFINMSVVGITENVKGDSKKFEIWCNSREEVYIVQAPTAEIKMAWVNEIRKVLTGQLKACREAIQQKTSEQLSPLPNSISLSPFKTSQKSQKKGEEKKTEPSLPELSLVPAMMNSDKVKGPPISLSRDKWLSTSNLVQAKRRGFSKASFSMDASEENDGYSSAEDPLNSDPEDEGKKLSPGKYNVVADYDKGTQDLTVKSGDMVQLVREGADGQWFVRNLNNSKEGWLPAANLLTLIGESKSSQSLTSSEGSGSGNLSTSSSCSETYTSFSDIKP; encoded by the exons GGCTCATTCCCTGGAAACCTGCAGTCGGTATTGGTGTTACGGCCCACCACCCTGTTACAGCGAACACTCTCAGACTTCTTCTTTAGATTCAATAAGgatgaatttaaaatgaaagtgCCG gtgatcATGCTTAGTTCTGTGACTGAGCTACACAGCTACATAGACCGCTCCCAGTTGACCCAGGAGTTAGGGGGCACTCAGGAGTATTGCCATGAGAAGTGGATCTCACACCGCACT GCCATCGAGGGCTTTGCGCTGATGGTGAAGAAGACGGCTCAGACGCTGCAGGCGTTCGGGACGGAGCTGGCCGAGACGGAGCTGCCTAACGATGTTGAGGCCACGTCTACCCTGCTGAGCACTCACACTGAAAAGAAGGACAAGATGaag GAGGATCTGAAGGTAGCTCTGGGCCAGGGTGGACGTCTGCTGGACAGCATTAATGAGCCGCTGGCGTCAGATCCTGACTACAACATGAAGCACGATGAGCTGGAAAACTTGGCTACtgtgcagag GCTCCTGGGGCAGCTGGATGAGACCGAAACCGCGTTCGATGACTTCTGGGAAAGGCATCAGACCAAACTGGAACAGTGTCTTCAGCTGCGCTATTTTGAACAGAACTTCAGGGAG GTCCGAGCCTATTTGGATCAGGTGGCTAATAAATTATCCACTTTCTCAGAGGTTGGAATAAGCCCCGCCCACGGCGAGCACATCCTGAAGGACCTGACCAATCACGAAGAGAGAACCTGT gaggTGCTGGACCAGGCTCTGGCGCTGGCCGCTGAAGGAGACACACTGATTGAGAACTCTCACTATGCAGTTGACTCTATCTTTCCCAAATGCTCTGAGCTCAGGGTCGTGTGTGAGGAGGTTGGAGCTGTCCTCAAGGCCAAAAAAGCCCACCTGCTCAAAGCCATGGAGCTCCATGCCAGCCTTGAAAAG GCTACCAGATGGTGTGATGATGGAATATACCTTCTAGCTTCTCAGCCTGTTGACAAgtgtcaatcacaggatggggcAGAGGCAGCACTGCAGGAGATCGAGTCTTACCTGGAAACAGCCAATCAACATAAGCTGACAGACTTAACTGGCATCTGGAGGGAGTACGAATCCGTGCTGACGGCAGATTTCCGA GACCAGGTGGAGCGCGCCTTCCAGAAGCAGCTCTCTATGGAGGACATGTTTGAGAAAAGAAGAGTTAGCCTGAAGAAGTTAGCAGCTAAGCAGACACGGCCCGTCCAACCGGTCGCCCCTCGACCCGAAGCCATCATCAAATCCCCCATGTCCTCTCCCG CACATAAAGAGAGGAGTTTATCATCTGACCTAATCAACAACAAGAAA ggtGATACACTCCTGCAGAATGGCAGATGTCTctcagaagaggaggagaaccTGGCTGTACTTAGGCG gcaTGTAATGAACGAGCTGTTGGAGACAGAGAGGGCTTATGTAGAGGAGTTGCTGTGTGTACTGCAG ggtTACGCTGATGAGATGGACAACCCCAGCATGGCGCACCTCATCCCCATCACCCTTCACAACAAGAAGGACGTTCTGTTCGGCAACATGGCCGAGATCTACCACTTCCACAACAA AACTTTCCTCCGAGAGCTGGAGGCGTACACAGACTTCCCCGAGCTCGTGGGCCGGTGTTTTTTAGAAAGg ATGACAGACCTACAGATTTATGAGAAGTACTGTCAAAATAAGCCACGCTCCGAGTCGCTATGGCGACAGTGCTCCGACTGCGCTTTCTTCCAG gagTGCCAGAAGAAACTTGAGCACAAGCTGGGCTTGGACTCGTACCTGCTGAAACCTGTACAGCGCATCACAAAATACCAGCTCCTCCTCAAG GAGTTATTAAAGTACAGTAAAGGTTGCGAAGGCTCGGAGGACCTCCAGGAGGCGCTCTCGTCCATCCTCGGCATCCTCAAAGCCGTCAACGATTCCATGCACCTCATCGCCATTACAGGATACGAG GGGAACCTGAATGAGCTCGGCAGGCTGCTGATGCAGGGCTCCTTCAGTGTCTGGACCGAGCACAAGAAAGGTCACGCCAAGGTGAAGGACCTGGCACGCTTCAAGCCGATGCAGCGGCACCTGTTCCTGCATGAGAAAGCTCTGCTGTTCTGTAAGAGACGCGAGGAGAACGGCGAGGGCTACGAGAAAGCGCCTTCTTATAGCTTCAAACACTTCATCAAT ATGAGTGTCGTGGGCATCACGGAGAATGTTAAAGGAGACAGCAAGAAATTTGAGATCTGGTGCAACTCCCGAGAAGAGGTCTACATCGTCCAG gcacCAACAGCTGAGATAAAAATGGCGTGGGTGAACGAGATCCGGAAAGTTCTGACCGGTCAGCTGAAAGCCTGCAGGg AAGCGATTCAACAGAAGACGTCCGAGCAGCTTTCTCCACTTCCCAACTCCATCAGCCTGAGCCCCTTTAAAACCAGCCAGAAGAGTcagaagaaaggagaggagaagaaaactgAGCCGTCGCTTCCTGAGCTCAGCTTAGTGCCTGCAATGATGAACTCAGACAAGGTCAaag GTCCTCCCATCTCCCTCAGCCGGGACAAATGGCTGAGCACTTCTAACCTTGTACAGGCTAAGCGCAGAG GCTTCAGTAAGGCCTCTTTCTCCATGGACGCCTCGGAGGAGAATGACGGGTACTCCAGCGCTGAGGACCCCTTAAACTCTGACCCTGAGGACGAGGGGAAGAAACTG TCTCCAGGCAAGTACAATGTGGTAGCCGACTACGATAAAGGAACTCAGGATCTCACAGTAAAGAGTGGAGACATGGTGCAGCTGGTCCGAGAGGGCGCTGACGGCCAGTG gttTGTGCGTAACCTGAATAACAGTAAAGAGGGCTGGCTGCCGGCTGCTAACCTGCTCACTCTGATCGGAGAGTCAAAGTCTTCGCAGTCTCTCACCAGCTCAG AAGGCAGTGGCTCGGGCAATCTGAGCACGTCATCCAGCTGCAGTGAGACATACACCAGCTTCTCCGACATCAAACCCTGA
- the mcf2la gene encoding guanine nucleotide exchange factor DBS isoform X7, which translates to MQQETSLLCAADISPDLRKCFAFLPGGRGKNGNPIIIFPEFPTFTELQEEEFHNVLTYLTSVPSLSSSGVGFILIIDRRQDRWASVKGALLRIAGSFPGNLQSVLVLRPTTLLQRTLSDFFFRFNKDEFKMKVPVIMLSSVTELHSYIDRSQLTQELGGTQEYCHEKWISHRTAIEGFALMVKKTAQTLQAFGTELAETELPNDVEATSTLLSTHTEKKDKMKEDLKVALGQGGRLLDSINEPLASDPDYNMKHDELENLATVQRLLGQLDETETAFDDFWERHQTKLEQCLQLRYFEQNFREVRAYLDQVANKLSTFSEVGISPAHGEHILKDLTNHEERTCEVLDQALALAAEGDTLIENSHYAVDSIFPKCSELRVVCEEVGAVLKAKKAHLLKAMELHASLEKATRWCDDGIYLLASQPVDKCQSQDGAEAALQEIESYLETANQHKLTDLTGIWREYESVLTADFRDQVERAFQKQLSMEDMFEKRRVSLKKLAAKQTRPVQPVAPRPEAIIKSPMSSPAHKERSLSSDLINNKKGDTLLQNGRCLSEEEENLAVLRRHVMNELLETERAYVEELLCVLQGYADEMDNPSMAHLIPITLHNKKDVLFGNMAEIYHFHNKTFLRELEAYTDFPELVGRCFLERMTDLQIYEKYCQNKPRSESLWRQCSDCAFFQECQKKLEHKLGLDSYLLKPVQRITKYQLLLKELLKYSKGCEGSEDLQEALSSILGILKAVNDSMHLIAITGYEGNLNELGRLLMQGSFSVWTEHKKGHAKVKDLARFKPMQRHLFLHEKALLFCKRREENGEGYEKAPSYSFKHFINMSVVGITENVKGDSKKFEIWCNSREEVYIVQAPTAEIKMAWVNEIRKVLTGQLKACREAIQQKTSEQLSPLPNSISLSPFKTSQKSQKKGEEKKTEPSLPELSLVPAMMNSDKVKGPPISLSRDKWLSTSNLVQAKRRGFSKASFSMDASEENDGYSSAEDPLNSDPEDEGKKLSPGKYNVVADYDKGTQDLTVKSGDMVQLVREGADGQWFVRNLNNSKEGWLPAANLLTLIGESKSSQSLTSSEGSGSGNLSTSSSCSETYTSFSDIKP; encoded by the exons GGCTCATTCCCTGGAAACCTGCAGTCGGTATTGGTGTTACGGCCCACCACCCTGTTACAGCGAACACTCTCAGACTTCTTCTTTAGATTCAATAAGgatgaatttaaaatgaaagtgCCG gtgatcATGCTTAGTTCTGTGACTGAGCTACACAGCTACATAGACCGCTCCCAGTTGACCCAGGAGTTAGGGGGCACTCAGGAGTATTGCCATGAGAAGTGGATCTCACACCGCACT GCCATCGAGGGCTTTGCGCTGATGGTGAAGAAGACGGCTCAGACGCTGCAGGCGTTCGGGACGGAGCTGGCCGAGACGGAGCTGCCTAACGATGTTGAGGCCACGTCTACCCTGCTGAGCACTCACACTGAAAAGAAGGACAAGATGaag GAGGATCTGAAGGTAGCTCTGGGCCAGGGTGGACGTCTGCTGGACAGCATTAATGAGCCGCTGGCGTCAGATCCTGACTACAACATGAAGCACGATGAGCTGGAAAACTTGGCTACtgtgcagag GCTCCTGGGGCAGCTGGATGAGACCGAAACCGCGTTCGATGACTTCTGGGAAAGGCATCAGACCAAACTGGAACAGTGTCTTCAGCTGCGCTATTTTGAACAGAACTTCAGGGAG GTCCGAGCCTATTTGGATCAGGTGGCTAATAAATTATCCACTTTCTCAGAGGTTGGAATAAGCCCCGCCCACGGCGAGCACATCCTGAAGGACCTGACCAATCACGAAGAGAGAACCTGT gaggTGCTGGACCAGGCTCTGGCGCTGGCCGCTGAAGGAGACACACTGATTGAGAACTCTCACTATGCAGTTGACTCTATCTTTCCCAAATGCTCTGAGCTCAGGGTCGTGTGTGAGGAGGTTGGAGCTGTCCTCAAGGCCAAAAAAGCCCACCTGCTCAAAGCCATGGAGCTCCATGCCAGCCTTGAAAAG GCTACCAGATGGTGTGATGATGGAATATACCTTCTAGCTTCTCAGCCTGTTGACAAgtgtcaatcacaggatggggcAGAGGCAGCACTGCAGGAGATCGAGTCTTACCTGGAAACAGCCAATCAACATAAGCTGACAGACTTAACTGGCATCTGGAGGGAGTACGAATCCGTGCTGACGGCAGATTTCCGA GACCAGGTGGAGCGCGCCTTCCAGAAGCAGCTCTCTATGGAGGACATGTTTGAGAAAAGAAGAGTTAGCCTGAAGAAGTTAGCAGCTAAGCAGACACGGCCCGTCCAACCGGTCGCCCCTCGACCCGAAGCCATCATCAAATCCCCCATGTCCTCTCCCG CACATAAAGAGAGGAGTTTATCATCTGACCTAATCAACAACAAGAAA ggtGATACACTCCTGCAGAATGGCAGATGTCTctcagaagaggaggagaaccTGGCTGTACTTAGGCG gcaTGTAATGAACGAGCTGTTGGAGACAGAGAGGGCTTATGTAGAGGAGTTGCTGTGTGTACTGCAG ggtTACGCTGATGAGATGGACAACCCCAGCATGGCGCACCTCATCCCCATCACCCTTCACAACAAGAAGGACGTTCTGTTCGGCAACATGGCCGAGATCTACCACTTCCACAACAA AACTTTCCTCCGAGAGCTGGAGGCGTACACAGACTTCCCCGAGCTCGTGGGCCGGTGTTTTTTAGAAAGg ATGACAGACCTACAGATTTATGAGAAGTACTGTCAAAATAAGCCACGCTCCGAGTCGCTATGGCGACAGTGCTCCGACTGCGCTTTCTTCCAG gagTGCCAGAAGAAACTTGAGCACAAGCTGGGCTTGGACTCGTACCTGCTGAAACCTGTACAGCGCATCACAAAATACCAGCTCCTCCTCAAG GAGTTATTAAAGTACAGTAAAGGTTGCGAAGGCTCGGAGGACCTCCAGGAGGCGCTCTCGTCCATCCTCGGCATCCTCAAAGCCGTCAACGATTCCATGCACCTCATCGCCATTACAGGATACGAG GGGAACCTGAATGAGCTCGGCAGGCTGCTGATGCAGGGCTCCTTCAGTGTCTGGACCGAGCACAAGAAAGGTCACGCCAAGGTGAAGGACCTGGCACGCTTCAAGCCGATGCAGCGGCACCTGTTCCTGCATGAGAAAGCTCTGCTGTTCTGTAAGAGACGCGAGGAGAACGGCGAGGGCTACGAGAAAGCGCCTTCTTATAGCTTCAAACACTTCATCAAT ATGAGTGTCGTGGGCATCACGGAGAATGTTAAAGGAGACAGCAAGAAATTTGAGATCTGGTGCAACTCCCGAGAAGAGGTCTACATCGTCCAG gcacCAACAGCTGAGATAAAAATGGCGTGGGTGAACGAGATCCGGAAAGTTCTGACCGGTCAGCTGAAAGCCTGCAGGg AAGCGATTCAACAGAAGACGTCCGAGCAGCTTTCTCCACTTCCCAACTCCATCAGCCTGAGCCCCTTTAAAACCAGCCAGAAGAGTcagaagaaaggagaggagaagaaaactgAGCCGTCGCTTCCTGAGCTCAGCTTAGTGCCTGCAATGATGAACTCAGACAAGGTCAaag GTCCTCCCATCTCCCTCAGCCGGGACAAATGGCTGAGCACTTCTAACCTTGTACAGGCTAAGCGCAGAG GCTTCAGTAAGGCCTCTTTCTCCATGGACGCCTCGGAGGAGAATGACGGGTACTCCAGCGCTGAGGACCCCTTAAACTCTGACCCTGAGGACGAGGGGAAGAAACTG TCTCCAGGCAAGTACAATGTGGTAGCCGACTACGATAAAGGAACTCAGGATCTCACAGTAAAGAGTGGAGACATGGTGCAGCTGGTCCGAGAGGGCGCTGACGGCCAGTG gttTGTGCGTAACCTGAATAACAGTAAAGAGGGCTGGCTGCCGGCTGCTAACCTGCTCACTCTGATCGGAGAGTCAAAGTCTTCGCAGTCTCTCACCAGCTCAG AAGGCAGTGGCTCGGGCAATCTGAGCACGTCATCCAGCTGCAGTGAGACATACACCAGCTTCTCCGACATCAAACCCTGA